The Cucumis melo cultivar AY chromosome 6, USDA_Cmelo_AY_1.0, whole genome shotgun sequence genome includes a region encoding these proteins:
- the LOC103483385 gene encoding pentatricopeptide repeat-containing protein At3g03580, protein MKPPKFCSNFNNTPEPSQELLRSSLLKTLSSAKNTPQLRTVHSLIITSGLSLSVIFSGKLISKYSQVKDPISSVSVFRSISPTNNVYLWNSIIRALTHNGLFTQALGYYHEMREKKLQPDAFTFPSVINSCARLLDLELGCIVHQHVMEMGFESDLYIGNALIDMYSRFVDLDNARYVFEEMSNRDSVSWNSLISGYCSNGFWEEALDMYHKFRMTGMVPDYFTMSSVLLACGSLMAVKEGVAVHGVIEKIGITGDVIIGNGLLSMYFKFERLREARWIFSEMAVKDSVTWNTMICGYAQLGRHEESVKLFMEMIDGFIPDMLSITSTIRACGQSGNLQIGKFVHKYLIGSGFECDTVANNILIDMYAKCGDLLAAQEVFDTTKCKDSVTWNSLINGYTQSGYYKEGLESFKMMKMESKPDSVTFVLLLSIFSQLADINQGRGIQCDVIKFGFEAELIIGNSLLDMYAKCGEMDDLLKVFSYMSAHDNISWNTVIASSVHFDDCTVGFQMINEMRTEGLMPDEATVLGILPMCSLLAVRRQGKEIHGYIFKLGFESNVPIGNALIEMYSKCGSLENCTKVFNYMEEKDVVTWTALISAFGMYGEGKKALKAFQDMELSGVFPDSVAFIAFIFACSHSGMVNEGLRFFDRMKTDYNLEPRMEHYACVVDLLARSGLLAQAEEFILSMPMKPDASLWGALLSACRASGNTNIAQRVSKKILELNSDNTGYYVLVSNIYATLGKWDQVKMVRNSMKTKGLKKDPGSSWIEIQKRVYVFRTGDKSFEQYDKVKDLLEYLVGLMAKEGYVADLQFALHDVEEDDKRDMLCGHSERLAIAFGLLNTKPGSSLLVMKNLRVCGDCHTVTKYISKIMQREILVRDANRFHRFKDGACSCGDHW, encoded by the coding sequence ATGAAACCGCCAAAATTCTGTTCCAATTTCAACAATACACCAGAACCTTCGCAAGAACTTCTTCGTTCTTCTCTACTGAAAACTCTTTCTTCTGCCAAAAACACCCCACAGCTACGCACTGTTCATTCCCTAATCATCACTTCAGGTTTGAGCCTCTCCGTCATCTTTTCCGGCAAACTCATAAGCAAGTACTCCCAGGTTAAAGACCCAATTTCTTCTGTTTCAGTTTTTCGCTCTATTTCTCCAACTAACAATGTCTATCTATGGAATTCAATTATACGTGCTCTTACCCACAATGGTCTCTTCACTCAAGCACTTGGATATTACCATGAGATGCGTGAAAAAAAGCTCCAACCCGATGCTTTTACCTTTCCTTCTGTTATCAATTCATGTGCCCGGCTTTTGGACTTGGAATTGGGTTGCATTGTTCATCAACATGTTATGGAAATGGGTTTTGAATCGGATTTATATATTGGTAATGCATTGATCGATATGTATTCTAGATTTGTTGATCTTGATAATGCACGTTATGTGTTTGAGGAAATGTCTAACCGAGACAGTGTATCGTGGAATAGTTTGATTTCTGGGTATTGTTCTAATGGATTTTGGGAGGAAGCTCTGGACATGTATCACAAGTTCAGAATGACTGGGATGGTACCTGATTATTTCACTATGTCCAGCGTTTTACTCGCTTGTGGAAGCTTAATGGCTGTTAAAGAGGGTGTGGCTGTTCACGGGGTGATTGAGAAGATTGGAATTACTGGGGATGTTATTATAGGCAATGGACTTCTTTCCATGTACTTCAAGTTTGAAAGACTAAGAGAAGCACGTTGGATTTTTTCCGAGATGGCTGTGAAGGACTCAGTTACTTGGAATACCATGATTTGTGGGTATGCCCAACTGGGGCGCCATGAAGAATCTGTTAAGTTATTTATGGAGATGATAGATGGATTCATTCCAGATATGTTGTCAATTACATCGACCATACGTGCTTGTGGACAGTCAGGAAATCTGCAGATTGGAAAGTTTGTTCATAAGTACTTAATTGGGAGCGGGTTTGAATGTGATACTGTGGCAAATAATATCCTTATAGATATGTATGCCAAGTGTGGGGATCTTTTGGCTGCACAGGAAGTCTTTGACACAACAAAATGCAAGGATTCTGTGACATGGAACTCACTAATTAACGGTTACACTCAAAGTGGCTATTATAAAGAGGGGCTGGAAAGTTTTAAAATGATGAAAATGGAAAGCAAACCAGATTCTGTCACTTTCGTTCTGCTCCTATCTATATTTTCTCAGTTAGCTGATATAAATCAGGGGAGAGGAATCCAGTGTGATGTGATAAAATTTGGCTTTGAAGCCGAACTGATCATTGGCAATTCTCTTCTGGACATGTATGCTAAATGTGGTGAAATGGATGACTTATTGAAGGTGTTTTCATACATGAGTGCCCATGACAATATATCATGGAATACCGTTATTGCTTCTAGTGTTCATTTTGATGATTGCACTGTAGGGTTTCAAATGATTAATGAAATGAGGACTGAAGGGTTGATGCCAGACGAGGCCACGGTACTAGGTATCTTGCCCATGTGTTCGTTGCTTGCAGTACGGCGACAAGGGAAAGAAATCCATGGCTATATTTTCAAGTTAGGATTTGAATCCAATGTCCCAATTGGGAATGCCCTAATTGAAATGTACTCCAAATGTGGTAGTTTAGAAAACTGTACTAAAGTATTCAACTATATGGAAGAAAAAGATGTGGTGACATGGACTGCGTTAATCTCTGCATTTGGAATGTATGGAGAGGGCAAAAAAGCATTAAAAGCTTTTCAGGATATGGAGTTGAGTGGTGTTTTTCCTGATTCTGTTGCTTTCATTGCCTTCATTTTTGCCTGTAGCCATTCTGGAATGGTCAATGAGGGGCTCAGATTCTTTGATCGAATGAAAACAGACTACAATCTTGAGCCTAGGATGGAACATTATGCTTGTGTCGTCGATCTTCTGGCTCGATCTGGCTTACTAGCTCAGGCAGAGGAGTTTATTCTTTCAATGCCAATGAAACCAGATGCAAGTTTATGGGGAGCTTTACTTAGTGCCTGTCGAGCAAGTGGGAACACAAATATTGCTCAACGTGTCTCAAAGAAAATTCTTGAGTTGAACTCAGATAATACTGGGTATTATGTGCTTGTATCAAATATTTATGCTACCTTAGGAAAGTGGGATCAGGTGAAAATGGTTAGAAATTCCATGAAAACAAAAGGGCTCAAGAAAGACCCTGGAAGTAGCTGGATTGAGATTCAGAAAAGGGTCTATGTTTTTAGGACTGGTGATAAATCATTTGAACAGTATGACAAGGTCAAAGATTTACTTGAATACCTTGTTGGGTTAATGGCCAAGGAAGGTTACGTTGCAGACCTGCAATTTGCTTTGCATGACGTTGAGGAAGATGATAAGAGAGACATGCTATGTGGGCATAGTGAAAGACTTGCAATTGCCTTCGGATTGTTAAATACAAAACCAGGGAGCTCTCTGCTGGTAATGAAAAACCTTAGAGTATGTGGAGATTGTCATACTGTAACTAAGTACATATCTAAGATAATGCAACGAGAAATACTAGTGAGAGATGCCAATCGCTTTCACCGTTTCAAGGATGGAGCCTGTAGTTGTGGAGATCACTGGTGA
- the LOC103483384 gene encoding probable glutathione S-transferase, which translates to MEEELKLFRTWSSPFPLRIVWALKLKGIEYDTVYEDLANKSPLLLEYNPIYKKVPVLVHGGKPIAESLVILEYIEETWKQNPLLPQDPYQRAVARFWAKFGDDKVLESIKKVFMNQGKVREEGVEEALENLKHLEEELKGKRFFGGEAIGFVDIAVGWLANLVSVIEEVVGLELITEERFPLLSKWTKEFAAAPIINENWPPRDKLIAKYQALHQTFMSKQE; encoded by the exons atggaggAAGAGCTGAAGCTGTTCAGAACATGGTCGAGTCCATTCCCTCTAAGAATAGTATGGGCACTGAAATTGAAAGGGATAGAATACGACACCGTTTACGAAGATCTGGCCAACAAGAGTCCATTGCTTTTGGAGTACAATCCCATTTACAAGAAGGTTCCTGTGCTCGTCCATGGCGGAAAGCCGATCGCCGAATCGCTCGTTATTCTCGAATACATTGAAGAAACATGGAAGCAGAATCCATTGCTGCCTCAGGATCCTTACCAGAGAGCTGTTGCTCGCTTTTGGGCTAAATTTGGGGATGACAAG GTTTTGGAATCTATAAAGAAAGTGTTTATGAACCAAGGAAAAGTGAGAGAGGAAGGTGTGGAAGAAGCCTTGGAGAATTTGAAGCATTTGGAAGAAGAGTTAAAAGGAAAGAGGTTCTTTGGAGGGGAGGCCATTGGGTTTGTGGATATTGCAGTGGGGTGGCTTGCAAACTTAGTTAGTGTAATAGAGGAAGTTGTTGGACTTGAATTGATAACTGAAGAAAGGTTTCCCCTCTTATCCAAATGGACAAAGGAATTTGCTGCTGCTCCAATCATCAATGAAAACTGGCCACCTAGAGACAAGCTTATCGCTAAGTACCAAGCATTGCATCAAACTTTTATGAGTAAACAAGAATAG